AGACTGGACTCTGCTCAGCCCAGCTCTGTTCTATTCATTTCAGAGTACTTGCTGATCTTGTCCTTACCTAAGCCCTGGCATGCCAAGCGAATCTTCACTTCCATTCCCTGTCTGCATATCTTACAGCAGCATCTATATGTTCTGGGTCTGCCACCCTGAGACAGTGGTGATAACCTATCAATTGTCCCCTGGAGATTCAGCTGACTACCCTCTATGCAGATTCCCCAGGATGACCTGATTGCAGTAGAGGAAGAGAGTGAGAGCTGAGACCATCTTTGTGGTCTCCTGGACAGAATAAGATAATAATTGGCTAAATTGCTACTTTAAGCTGGGTAGTCAATTTGCAACATTTTTGAGAAGGGCAAGTTAACTCTGAACTATACACAGGGGTTTTCATAAAATTTATAACAAGAGTGATTTACTCTATTAAACCAGAAACTTAAAAACAATATCTATTGTATATCAAACCATTGTATATTTTACACTGCCACAATAAAGCTCTATTAACTACCtctaaaatatgtaaatattctgcaccctttaaattaatttgtGACATATACTATTTTAAGGTGAGATAACTGTAGAAATCCCTTATAGTCCAGTTGGCTGCCCTCCATGCTAAGACAGGACCCTGACACTCCAGGACAAACCAGTTGCAGCAGAAAGCAAGAGCGTTGTCTTCATGAATTTCTGATCAGTCTAAGATGAAATGGCTTAATTACTACTTTAAGCTGGGTAGTTAACTGGCAATGTGTTTGAggtaagagcatgccatactgggtcagaccaagggtccatcaagtccagcatcctgtttctaacagaggccaaaaccaggccagaagaacctggcaattacccaaacactaagaagatcccatgctactgatgcaattaatagcagtggctattccctaagtataattgattaatagccattaatggacttctcctccaagaacttatccaatccttttttaaacacagctatactaactgcactaaccacatcttctggcaacaaagaTGTACAAGTTAACTTTGAGATAGAcctaaagaggtccatattcaaagcattTAGATGCTAACTccgaagttagccagttaaatgaaTTTTTgagcacatatccagctaaattgtagccCCCTAATAAGTTAGGGGGCTAGAATCTAGTCGGCTATATTAGGAGCATTCCAAGGGTGTAACTGGGAGTTGAATTAAGCAGCCAACtccaatatttagagttagccagatgatttagctggctaagtctagtCAGGCCAAAGagatgtcctaaagttaggtggctatattcaacagtgcagttacactattgaatatacctccaaagttagccggataagtttatctgaatatggacctcaaggtcTTTTCAGACCACTGCAACAAGAGTGATTTGTTCCGTTAAACCACAATTAAAACTATCTACCAAATAATCCATCATGAATTTTTGTGCAGCTATAGCAAAACTATAATAAAGTTTTAGAGGTATTATCTACCTCTAAAAGTTATAGACATTCTGGTCCCTTATAGGAATCTGAAACTCATGCTGATTTAAATAAATCAGATAATCTAAATTAATTTATTCCCCACAGAATCAGTTAGCCAGGAAACatatggctaactctgatatttggagttaagAGAAAAGGTTTTTCAGCTAGCTCTCGCTGGCCCCAGGGGCAGGGTTAAAGTCATCCAGGAATGTGTTCCAGGCTAACTTTAAGCTTAACTCATAGGAAATAAAGAGAACATTACACGGGAAGGCTGGTAGCTTACATCACTAGCATTGCTATCAAAGCAATAATGGATGCACCGGGAGCTGGATGACAGTTCTTAGCTCCCAGTTGAGTTGGGGGTGTGTACCTGCAGCAGGCCAGGCTACAGGTAATTATTAACCAccaataaggggggggggggggtgcaaatcCACTGGCCAGGACTTACTCTTTCATACTTTGTTTTGAAGGGGTTGGTGGGGGGAggaatagctggataagttaaccattttccaagggtttttttgttttgttttgttttttttaattgccctcTCTATGTAGTTTACCTTTTAATAGTTTTCAAAAGAACAGAAAcatttatattaaatattttattttacacaagcaaaaaacaaaaaaaaactataatACACTATGACTCAATGGATTTTTTCTCAAGTGGCTGCAGCCGCCGTCGAATTACTAATTCTCCAGTGCTCTTCAGGTAAGTGTCCGACATCTCCTCGTCTGTTGGAAGCCCATGTGGCAGTTTCAATGGCTTTATTCTACAGATGGAAGAAGGTAAACAATGAGAATTCAGACTGAATTAAATGGTTTTACATTTTGGCTGTTTCAAGAAAGCACTAACAAACCTGATCAGGTGTTTAATGACTTTAAGTTTTGAATTCACAGCTGGAATATTCTTGTGCACCACTGGTTGATGTGCCTAGATGTAGCACAAAAATAATTTACATACATTAAAGGAAGCCATTTCTAAATAATGATGTGCAAGCTAATACAAcagaaatattaatttttttataatgCAGAATCTAAAGAAGAACTAGTTGCTTAGATGTCCTATAAAAGACAACTGCTTGGATGTCTGTTTCAATAAAATATGTAAACTAATCATAAATACAATTTCCATTCACTTACACAATGTGCTACTAAAGAAAGTAAAGCAAATTATGACTCGTACTTTATCTAATCCAAGGTCATGGATGATCTTTTTCTCCCAATATGGACGACTAATTACAGTCTTAATTCTGGTAATGAGATGCAGTTTATGAGGCTGCTGTGGATCACCCCCATACTTTGCATGATCAGAGGGATGAGGCTGGAACACCTGCAAGCCAAAAAAATGCACACAGCTATTTGTAAACATTAACAAAATTGCAATAGATTTTTATGAGAATCTAAAAAGTATGATGAAACCTGAAAAATGTGAGGACATCCAGAGTTGAGGCACATATTGATTCAAATTTTCACCAATCAGAACAGATAAGCTCAAAACAGATAAGCTCTGTTTACAAGCGGGAATATCTTAAGACTCCCATTGCATTACAAATTGAATCAGTCTAACATTTGTTTTGAGCTTATCTGGCCAGGGAAGAAGCCCTTAGCTATTCCGTTGCTGGTAAAACCACATGTGCACCTGAATTCACAGGAAAAGTTTGTGGATCAAAGTGCTAGACAATAAGATTTGTAAAATAGTCTCTTGTTCCAGGAAGGTGACACATTTTTATGCAGTTCAGCATTCTGAGAAAGAACAAGCCTCCATACTCACTGGCAGAAAAGTAAAGAGGGGGAAAACCCACATTTTGGGGGGAATAAACAGATCAGGAAAAATGGGAATTTTGATGCATGTGTGCATTGATGTTCTTAAATATCAAAATACTCAGTATGTATTTCTCCAGTTTCTTAAAATCTGTAGTATAGCTTCAGAATACTACACCAGCTCTGAAGGTGTGAATTTTGGCCAGGATAGTAGAACAATGGTCAGGTTGCTTCTTTACTTCTACCACTGCTGCCATCAGAGACCCAAGCTTTCTCTTGCTTGCCCTTCTCCCTCATGTCAGGTTCCATGTCTCCTGCCTTCATTGGTATCTCTTCTCATTCTGCAGTAGCTTTTCTCACATCTTTCAGCTCTCAACTATACCTCTGCTCCATTTTCTTCttacctcctcttccagtcccttCCTATTCCTTTATCTCCATAGCtctcattcttatttatttttatttacttatttaattcttttatataccggccttcatgacagggtcatatcagatcggtttacatggaacctgGGGGTTAACATTCATTACTGACCAATTAACAAGAGGTCATTTAAGGAAGCagaagttacatttaacaaaggagTATCAACTTGGGATCCggagacagagaaaagagagagataaCCAAAGTGACTATAAGGGGCATAGCTACTTATATAGTGAGGCGGGCTTCAAATGTCTGGATTCATGATTCGGACcgattatgggaaagcttggcggaatagccaggttttgagttttttccgaaaggtttgtaggcagggttccagtctgaggtccggtggaatgttattccaaatagtaggtcctgctatcgagaatgctcgttctttggtggcggTGTGGCGAGTGGCTTTTGTTGAGGGAGCGTGTAGAGAACCTTTGTAtatttctctgatgggtctggatgaagtGTAGAGTCTGAGAGGGATCTGGAGGTCGAGCAGGAGTTGATTGTG
This sequence is a window from Rhinatrema bivittatum chromosome 5, aRhiBiv1.1, whole genome shotgun sequence. Protein-coding genes within it:
- the MRPL30 gene encoding 39S ribosomal protein L30, mitochondrial; protein product: MAAFNRTIQKHTAGLKNLLGHGAVPLTWSGWVRPKYTKPRVPNEVFQPHPSDHAKYGGDPQQPHKLHLITRIKTVISRPYWEKKIIHDLGLDKAHQPVVHKNIPAVNSKLKVIKHLIRIKPLKLPHGLPTDEEMSDTYLKSTGELVIRRRLQPLEKKSIES